From the genome of Dermochelys coriacea isolate rDerCor1 chromosome 1, rDerCor1.pri.v4, whole genome shotgun sequence:
atagaatcatagaagataaaGATTGGAAGAGAtcacaagaggtcatctagtccaaatcctgctcaaagcaggaccaatgccaactaaatcatcccagacagggctttgtcaagctgagctTTGTcaagataacccattccagtacttcaccacccttctagtgaaacagtgtttcctaatatctaacctaggcctcccccactgcaatttgagactattgctccttgttctgttatctgccacccctgagaacagctgagctccatcctctttggaaccccccttcaggtagttgaaggctgctatcaaatcctcccctcactcttctcttctgcagtctaaacaatcccagtttcctcagcatCTCTGCATAAGTCAttattcactaggagggtggtgaagcactggagaaCATatccaaagctttgctaaaatcaaagtATCATCTGCACCGCTTTTGCTATATTTACAGATGCAGTTATCTCATCAAAGAAGGCAACCAGGTTGGTAAGGCATCCAAATATTGCAtcagccctttttgccacagcatcgcgCTCGGATCTCATGATGTCCATGGTGACCCCAAAATCCTTTTCAGGGTCCCTGTGTTCCATAATGCAGTGCCCATGTCTTTGGGTTGGACTTGCATTCCCTTTTTTAGAGGATaacttttcatttgactgttttaaaacatattgtgtgttttgtgtgttttgtgtgtttgtggcCCAGCTCAACAAACACTCCAGATAAATCATTAATACTGCATTGGCCTCCTCCTTGTATCCACTCTGCCGATCTTTGGGTCATCGCAAATGTTATCTgcaatgattttcttttttgctcccAGGTCATTGATTACAATATTGAATAGCATCTGGCCTAAAACTGATCCATGTAGAACCCCAGTGGACATATCTCCTTTTGCTGACAATGGTCCATTGACAACTGCTTTctgagatctatcagttaaccagttttttgTCCATTTTACATGTACTTTATTGATACTTTacagtgtttattttttatcAGACTGTTTTCCGTGCCCAAACAAATGTCTTCAGAAATCAAAGTCTATTGCATCTCCGTGGTTCCCTTGATCAACAATATGTGTACTCACATTAATGGATGAAATGGGGTTCATTTGATAAGACTGGTTTTCCATAAACCCCATTTTTGGCTAGTATTAATTATATTCCTCggctttttttttcaaataatccaTCTTTTCCATTGTTCTTTAATCTTGTCATttcttttaactttccctttattattttaatactaTACGTTTAACTCAGTActctcctgtatttttttttctcactctGCTGCGCCTGATTTTGtatttctggttcaaaatgagaTGTGTTTTTGATCTGTCATTAAGTATTTCTAGTGTTCATAACTATAAGGTTGTACTATAGATACTGTTTAACACCCTTCTTGGCCGCTGATTGACTGGAACGAATTTCAGCACTGCAGGTGACGTGAATACCTCATACTGCTTCTTTCCATGTCAGATTCCTCCATGTCTGATTCCAACACAACCGACTTCACCAACCCCTCCAGCCTCATCCTGATGGGCATTCCTGGCATTGAAACGGTCCATGTCTGGATCTCCATTCCTTTCTGCACCATGTACGTCATAGCCATCTTGGGGAACTTCACCATCCTGTTCATTGTGAAGAGGGAGCCAAGCCTCCATGGACCTatgtactatttcctctgcatgctggcTGTTAGTGACCTGGTCATGTCCACATCCACCTTACCCAAAACACTGGGCATCTACTGGTTCAATTCCAGGGAGATCGatttcagtgcctgcctcacccagatgtacTTCATTCATTCCTTCTCAGTGATGGAGTCTGGGATCCTTGTGGCCATGGCTTTTGATCGCTATGTGGCCATCTGTgatcccctgagacattccaccaTCCTGACACACCCCGTGGTGGCCAAGATTGGCCTGGCTTTCATGCTCCGCGGTGGCTTGCTCATACTACCATATCCCTTGCTGGCGAGGAGCTGGCCATATTGCAGGACCAATGTCATTCCCCATACGTACTGTGAGCACATGGCTGTGGTGAAACTGGCCTGCGCTGACATCCGCATCAGTAGTTACTACAGCCTCTTTGTGGCACTCTCTGTGACCAGTCtggatatatttttaattgttgtgTCATATATTCAGATCCTAAGGGCCATATTCAGTCTCCCCACAAAGGATGCCCGGCTCAAGATCTTTGGGACTTGCAGCTCACACCTCTGTGTCATCTTAGCCTTTCATATCCCACGTCTCTTCTCCTTTCTCACACACCGATTTGGTCAGAATGTGCCCCTTCATTTCCGTGTTCTCATTGCCAATGTGTACCTCCTGGTGCCCCCCATGCTAAACCCCATCATCTATGGGGTGAGGACCAAACAGATCCGGGGCAGGCTGATTCGGCTTTTTACTCATAAAAGGACTTAAAAGTTTTCTCCTGGTGCTCTGGCTCTCAGATCAGGctccctgcagagctggctggtaaCATGGTGCTGGACCCTCTTTTCTGAGTCACTTATGAGACAGTCTTACTGACAGTGTTGTGTCAGTGTGACAAACTGAGGAATCAGTCTGTGTACAGCTCCTTAACTCGGAGGGTTActacctttctaattgctggtaactggaccgTGGAGGCCCTGCCTTCTCTCCTGACtcttccccaaggtcccaccaCTGTTGCTTCTTTCTCTCATCCCTCTGTCACTCCCTGGATCATTtccacctctctccccccaccctagtGGAGCTCCTTCTGCTCCAGCTTTGGACAGGGACTGCTGCAGCCTTAGAAGGAGCCTGCAGTTTGTGCAGCAAGGAGGTGGTGACAGGGCAATCAGAAGCAGAGAGGGAAGCCAGGAAGCCATATAAAAGCAGCTGAGGTTTGGAAATAGAGTTATGAAGCAGGCAGGTGAGATTGTGCATCATACAGTTTGTGGGCCCTAAAGCTCAGCTACACAATcctgagggaagggggaagcttGTTTGGCttatttctttaactttctgTTCCCTTTTGTTCCTCCTGACTGGGGACCTGTAGCATCCCCTGTAGCCTGCAATGGGAATGGTCTGGGAGCCCTTTGCCCTGAGGCtggcctcaggggaagggcaAGGGATCAGCTTTGAAGCTAGGAGAACAGCTGAGAGAGGCAGAAGGATAAGCCCCATGTTAGCTGGGAAGGCAGGATGCTGGGCAGAGTCCGGGGTGACTTTGGTAGCTCATAGGGAGGGAGATAAACAGCACATCTGCCATTAGCCAGCTTTTTACACATGTACACGACATCTTATCTGGAACTACAGGGCCCCCCGTTGCCCAGGGGCTGAAGCTGAACAGTGAAGCTGAGTCAAACATGTGCTCCTCATGTTGCTTTTTCTCACTTCATCTCGCAATTCTTTAGCTTGTCTGCTAGCAGCGTTCTCCCCATGTCATGGATGGACTGAATCATGCAACAATAAATTGATTTACCTAAGGCCACACAATGAGTTGGTGCCAGAGCTGAAAATAggaaccaggagtcctgaaccCCCAACACCATTACTGTGGCTATGAACTGCCATTGCTCTTTGTTAAAGGGATTTCccttcacccccctcccacccggTTCTCgtcacgcagacagaaagcagcagcctgaagtgcaggcaatgcaatgtttattggggttagttccaagcaaacatATCCAGAGCTCTACACGCCAGAGTCTGTTTCCCAGGGTTCTGCTCCCAGTTTTGATGCCTTGGACTGTTTAcccagctctgatcctgcaaagcctgGTCTGTGTCCCTATTGCCCATTCCCCATTCCCATCTCCTCCTGCCCTTCCTCAGCAGGTCCCAAATATACCAGCAATGCACGCCCTCTGTCTAACTTGTACAACTTATTGACATGTTGCATTTGGAGGGTTGTGAGTCTAGTGTTGTCATCGCACCTCCTTTGTATCTCATGGGAGGGATGAGGAGTGAGGTTGTGTTGcggtcagggacaggcatttctttggccttttagtgttttataccttcTCTCCCATATTCCCttgcccctcccaactggttgcttgGCCTTGACTTGAAAGAAGAGCCAGGCAGCATTCCAGTGTGTGCTCATATATTCCATTCCAACCTACCCTGTAACCCTTTAGTGCCATCTCTTAACTCTTTTCACCCCCTTTGCTTgtgggcatgtcataaatataaagggaaagtaaccacttttctgtatacagaactataaaatccctcctggctagaggcaaaaccctttcacctgtaaagggttcagaagctaaggtaacctcgctggcacctgaccaaaatgaccaatgaggggacaagatactttcaaaggtggaggggggtgaacaggaatggagtcttagaacttttAGTAAGTAAACTaactagaaatgcgttagatttccttttgtttaaatggctggtaaataagctgtgctgaatggagtgtatattcctgtttttgtgtctttttgtaatttaaggttttacctagggggattctctatgttttgaatctaattaccctgtaaggtatttaccatcctggttttacagaggtgattcttttactttttctttaataaaaattgttcttttaagatcccgattgctttttcattgttcttaagatccaagggtttgggtctgtggatccaagggtttgggtctgtgttcacctatgcaaattggtgaggatttttatcaagccttcctcaggaaagggggggtagggcttggagggatatttgcGGGGGGAGATGTctccaagtaggctctttccttgttctttgtttaaattacttggtggtggcagcatagggttcaaggacaaggcaaagtttgtaccttgaggaagtttttaacctaagcttgtaagaataagcttagggggtctttcatgtaggtccccacatctgtaccaaaCACTGGCTGGAATTCTACATAATGCATAGAGCCCAAGGATGTGCTGCAGGGTATCAAATCAATGCAGTGTGTGATTCTATAGCCCTGATTTGAGCCTTTTGGTAGCAGCACACTAGAAATAATAAATACTCTTCATTTAATGCCTGTAGAGGTTGTGGTTCAGAGTGAGGAAGTGACTCTGGTCACGCAGTGACAAGGTCACCCAGCGaatccatggcagagctgggattctTTGCTCCCAGCTCACTGGTCCCTGATGATTATCTCCTGTTCAATGACTTGAGCcaactcctcagctggtgtaagtgggtgcagccccattgaaatcaggggaAATTCCCTCAATAGAGAACACCACACCTCTGTGCTGGTGCACGGACTGTACGAGCCAGATCTGAGAGACACTAAGCAATGGATTGGCAGCTAGGGACTCATGGGAGATGTTCCTGGCTCAAGACACTTCCCCTTctgctgcctcagtttttccatttgtaaaagggGGATACCTCCTGGGAGTAGTGAGCAATAGTCTTTAAAGTACCTATCTGTGATGTCTATGTGACACCGTGCTTCATTGGGACACAGcagaggatgccaaattcaggacaaacagCTGAGAAATGGGGAAGACTCACCCCAGAGTGGTGGTTATTCATTCTATCACTagattataccaagccagtaacacaTGTAAACTTCTGTTGCATCACACTGGGTAACTAGAAGccaaaatgcagtctccttaggcatcccAGCCCTTGGCTCACCACTCGAACACTGGACACCATGATGAGCAGCTAGTGAAAACCAATTTCACCACATATAGAGTCCTTCTATTCTCAAGAGATCAGCCATTTAGCCAGGCCAATATATGACTCAGATTTACCCAGTAATGACACTAAACACTTAAGATTAAGTATCTCCCAGTCCCTCCACTCTTGGGGTCTGTGTCTATCTGGTCTCTTTTACTATGACCACCTGGGTCTCGGCCTCTTGTAGGCCCCACTCTGTCTGGGTTTCTTGGCTGAAGATTTTCCCAGTGACGGTCTGGGTCCTGACTTTGTGCAGGGGCCAGTCTGTCCCGGGTACTGTCTTCGCCACTTCCTTCAGTGTTAGTCCTTCTGGGCCCACAGGTACCTTCTCCGGCAGCCTCTTTGTTCCCCTGACGGGGCAGTGCCACCAAATGTGGCCTGGCATCTGGCAGCTCCggcaggctctctgcctcctTGCTGCCCGGTCTTCTCTTGATCCGTCTGGGGTCCCATCCTCTTGCCGGGACTGACCTGGACCCTCCGCGTCAGGCTTGGGCATGTCCACTGCATGTGGTCCTGTTGCCCACAGGCCCAACAGGTCGGCAGCCGCTTGGGTTCCCTCATCCAGAAGACTGTCCTAGGGACTTGTCTTTGTCCTGGCTCGGGCTGAGGTACCCTGTCCCCACCTCAATAGGGACAGTCCCGTCTTAGACGCCCAGTTCGCCCACAGGCGTAGCAAGCCCTTCGCCTTGCCACAGGCCTCCTGGCCCTGATGCTCAGCCTCTCACGGCCTTCTTCCCATTTCCTCCAAAACTCCTGTCGGAGGAGTTGTACCAGGGCCCGCTGTTCCTCTGCCAGAGGCCCAACTGTTCATGGAGGGCCCACTGCACCTCCCATATTCCCTTTTGGGCCTCCTGGATCCCCTGCAAGTCGTCTTCCCCCTTCTGCCGGGGCGCTGGGGTCTCTGCGTAGAAAACCCCAGTGCATCCAGGATCCATTATCCCCTGCTTCCTGCTGTCCAGGCAATAGCCCCACagtccttgccctgccccttgtaTGGGGGGTGGACTGCCtatgcctgcattctccaccaccTTCTAGTGAGGCGGGACTCACCGGTGCGGCGCCTCCAAGCTGGTCTTCCTGGGATTAGCTCTGCTGCCCCAGAGTTCCCCCTGCAGGATGATGTCTCACCTTCCGCtgccccctgtgtccctcccagaccccagtgcccctctaCGCCAGGGTTCTGCCCTCCATAGTGGATGCCTGCCACTGGTGAAAGtcgtgtctacactgaagcactacggCAGctctgctgtagtgttttaagtgcagacaagccctcaagcagatcttccagaaaagAATCCAGTCTGGATCTGCAGCCATGTGAAGATGGAGAACCACTTCCCTTCACagtttgttccaatggataaCA
Proteins encoded in this window:
- the LOC119862087 gene encoding olfactory receptor 52E2-like isoform X2 — protein: MKSMSVFHNFTNPSSLILMGIPGIETVHVWISIPFCTMYVIAILGNFTILFIVKREPSLHGPMYYFLCMLAVSDLVMSTSTLPKTLGIYWFNSREIDFSACLTQMYFIHSFSVMESGILVAMAFDRYVAICDPLRHSTILTHPVVAKIGLAFMLRGGLLILPYPLLARSWPYCRTNVIPHTYCEHMAVVKLACADIRISSYYSLFVALSVTSLDIFLIVVSYIQILRAIFSLPTKDARLKIFGTCSSHLCVILAFHIPRLFSFLTHRFGQNVPLHFRVLIANVYLLVPPMLNPIIYGVRTKQIRGRLIRLFTHKRT
- the LOC119862087 gene encoding olfactory receptor 52E2-like isoform X1 translates to MSDSNTTDFTNPSSLILMGIPGIETVHVWISIPFCTMYVIAILGNFTILFIVKREPSLHGPMYYFLCMLAVSDLVMSTSTLPKTLGIYWFNSREIDFSACLTQMYFIHSFSVMESGILVAMAFDRYVAICDPLRHSTILTHPVVAKIGLAFMLRGGLLILPYPLLARSWPYCRTNVIPHTYCEHMAVVKLACADIRISSYYSLFVALSVTSLDIFLIVVSYIQILRAIFSLPTKDARLKIFGTCSSHLCVILAFHIPRLFSFLTHRFGQNVPLHFRVLIANVYLLVPPMLNPIIYGVRTKQIRGRLIRLFTHKRT